The genomic interval CCTGCGGAAGACACGCGACTATCCGCTCATGAGCCATGCCTTCGCTGACGCCACCTGGGAGTGGCCCCAGTGCTGCGCGCGGCCACGCTCAGGCGGCCGCTTGAGGCTCTCCGTAGATCCACCCGGTCAGGCCGCCGTAGACCAGGTGGCCGAGCAGACTGCCGATGAGTAGGTCCACGGCGCCGCGGGAAAAGACGCCGCCGCCGATCAGCGGCATGAAGACCAGCTGCGCGACCATGAAGACCAACGCACCGTAGACCATTCCCCGGCCGAGCGGTGACCCCGGCAGCCGGTGGGCAAAGGCGGCCGCGTAGATCAAGGCCAGCAGCATCCCGATCAGAAAGTGAATGAGCCAACCGAGGGCTGGTCCGGTCGCGAGGTGGGCCGAGGCGAGCCCGAGCGACGTGCTGAGCACCTGCCCCATCGCGATCCTGGGCAGGCCAACCGAGGGCTCGACCAAAAGCAGTGCGGTCATGACCCCAGTCGCAATGAAGCCAGCGGCAGCCGCGCGTGTGGCGTTCATCGGCCTCCTGACTGGTCAAGGCTTGGTGATCTTGTGACTCACGGCGTAGACATAGCTCGCCACCAGGAACACCTGCGACTCCGTGATCCCACCCGGATGAGGCACCATAAGCGTGCCCGGCAGCCCGTTGTCTACCCGGTCCACGATCGCGTCGAATGTGCCGGTGATGTGGCGCCAAGTCTGGCCGGACAGCGCCGGCGCGACCGGACCACCCTGCAGCTTGTCCCCATGGCAGGCAGAGCAGGTACCCTTGCCGTGAAAGACCTTTCGTCCGGCGTCGACCATGGCCGGACTCAGCAGGGTGGAATCGGGCGCGGCACCCTTCGAGGTGGTATCCACCACCTGGCAGTTGGCCCGGCGGGCGCCAAGGGCAAGCACTCCACACAGCAGAACCCACGGGGGGGTTCGTCTCATGTTCGCACCGTGAGGAGAGAGATCTGGTAGTCGACCTACATAGTTGTGCCGCCGCTCATCGGAGACAAGAGGTCGCACTCTGACAAAATGTCCCACCGCTCGGCAAAGAACATTCAAGGGTTCTTCAT from Gemmatimonadales bacterium carries:
- a CDS encoding DUF6789 family protein, which translates into the protein MNATRAAAAGFIATGVMTALLLVEPSVGLPRIAMGQVLSTSLGLASAHLATGPALGWLIHFLIGMLLALIYAAAFAHRLPGSPLGRGMVYGALVFMVAQLVFMPLIGGGVFSRGAVDLLIGSLLGHLVYGGLTGWIYGEPQAAA
- a CDS encoding cytochrome c, with the protein product MRRTPPWVLLCGVLALGARRANCQVVDTTSKGAAPDSTLLSPAMVDAGRKVFHGKGTCSACHGDKLQGGPVAPALSGQTWRHITGTFDAIVDRVDNGLPGTLMVPHPGGITESQVFLVASYVYAVSHKITKP